The Gammaproteobacteria bacterium genome segment GCGCCTTGATGACGAACGATCCCGGCGCTGCGCTGTCCCTGCTTTGCTTGGGCACCGGTCTTGGGCTTCCTGCCCAAGCCGTTCACTGCTTCGCAGTTCACCCGGCGCAATCTGGTATGCCATTTTCCGGCAATCGCCTTAGACTTTTCGGCAGACACCGCCGCGTCGGGGGTCACCGATCCCCTGATAGCCCGTTGCCAGACGGGCGACGCTGTGCGCACCACCGAAGAACAGGTTCAGGTCCTCCCAGATCTCGTGATCGGGGAAGCGCTCGATCAGTTCCTCGAGTTCCGCGGCTGCGAATCCACCTTCCACGCTGAGCTTGTCTCCTTCCACATGAATTCTTGGGCTGTGGACCGCTTCCTCGATATCCATGCCGAAGTCGATCAGGTTTACCAGGACCTGCAGTATCGCACTGCGGATCCGGTTTGATCCGCCCGAGCCGGTCACGAACACGCCCTGGTCCGGGATCTCCAGGAGTGTCGGGGTCATCATGGAGGTGAGTCGCCGGTTTTCGCGCCAGCGATGATATCCTCCGGGATTGAGGTCATCCTCACCCAGCATGTTATTCAACATGATCCCCGTGTCCTTGACGATGCTGCCGCAGCCTTCACCATTGGAGATGGTCATCGAGGCCGCGTTGCCATCTGCATCGATGACGCTGATATGCGACGTGCCTCGCATGGCGCCGTGCCTGCCGGCCACTTCCTCGCGGTAGCGGCCGAGGAATTCCGGATCGAGTAACCGTTTTTCGCTGATCACGCTGTCCGGTGGCCGGCCGGCGAGTGCTTCCAAACGGGCGCGGTTGGTCTGGTACATGACTTCCGCGAGCAGTCCCAGCCAGGCGCCCTGGCCGAATCCGAAGGCCCCGGACCGACAGTGCGAGAGCAGTCGCAGGGCAAATGCGATGAGAATCCCACCTGAAGCCGGCGGTGGATTGGTCAGGATCCTCGCCTCGCGGTAGTCGATCGCAAGCGGTTCCCGCAGGACGACATTGTAGTGTTTCAGATCCTCGGCGGTGAGATGGCCGCCACCGTCGCGGCATTTTGACAGTATCCCCCCGGCGATCTCGCCGCGGTAGAACAAATCCTCTCCCTCGATCGCCAGTATTTCCATAATCTCGGCGAGTTCAGCTTGGTAAATCACCTCTCCCTCGGTCATCAGGCGACCGGGACTCCTGCGGCTTTCGAAGATCCGCGAGGCTTCGGGTGTCGCGGTATAGATCGGGCTGACGATACTGAAGATATAGGCCTGCAGCGCGTTGAGCGTCACGCCTTTTCGCGCCGCCTCGGCGGCCGGCGCGGTAATCACCGTCAGCGGCAGCGTCCCCAGGTCGCGGTGAATCCGGAACAGGCCGCGGACCGAACCCGGCGTCGCGATGGTGCCCTGGCCAATGTGAAACTCCTGCTGTGCCGTACCGAAATCCGCCATGATCGGCCGGAATTCGAGTTCGTCCACCGGTCGCTTGCATCTGGGGGTTTGTGCAAAGAAGTCGTAGACAACCGGCCTGCCGGATTCAGGGTAGGCGAGCAGAAATCCGCCCCCGCCGAGCGAGGCCAGGACGGGTTCCGAGACGCATGCCATGAAGTGGGCCGCGACGATGGCATCGAAAGCGTTGCCGCCCTCTTCTAGCATCAGGGCTGCGGCCTGCATGGTCAGCTCGTGTCCGGCTGCGACGATTCCCTTGCTGGCCATCTGAACCTGAAGTCGAAGTTGTTCGGCGTTCGATCGGGCAGTAGGAGCCTGTCGGACTTAGGTGATCGTAGCTCCCATCAGCGCAGTAGATTAATCCTCAGTCCGACAGGCTCCTAGTGCAGGGTTTCCCCCTCCGGGGATTCAATCATGCCCGCCGGGGCTGGCGAGGCGTGATGCAGGAGCATTCGCCAGCTACCATCCACGAACTGGTATATGTTTGTCGCCAGTACGGTCCCCTGCAAGACGCCGTCGATCTCGATACTCTCTTTCACCTGATGGATTGAGAGCAGGGCGTCGCGGGTGTACTGATTGTCTGTCAGGGTAAACTTGAGATCGCTGCCGGAGGCGAAGATATGTTCCCAGCTTTCCCGGATGTCGTGCAGTCCCTCGATTCGCGGTCCACCGGGATGGATGCACACCGTCGTATCGTCCTGCGACCAGACGGCCATCATGGAGTGGATGTCGCCCCGTTCGAATGCCCGATAGAAGGCGCTCTCGGCCTCCTGTGGTGTCGCGAATCCGGATTCTTTCTCAGACATGTTGTAATGGCCCTCCGTGAGCGATGCATTCCGGCCGACCCCGCCCCCCGGATCGGCGACACCAGCGACGGAATCCCGACATCGCGATGCGGCAGCCGATCCTGTCTGCGACGATTCCGTATCCCATTCCCGCAGGCAGGGCATGGAATCGCCGGGCGAAGAACGTGCGTCACAAGTGTGTCGCACAGGGCGAAAATCATGAAAACACCTATGTTAGGGTATGCGCACAGGTGTTGCCAGAGGATCCCCGGTTGTGCCGGTGGACACGCGGAGACCGCACTCACCATCGCGGCGTGACGGGTATAACGCTGGCGAGGCCCTGACTCCCGCCTGAACGTATGATCGCCAGGACCTGTTGAACAAGGGGCGCCGTGTCCCGATGAAGGCCAGACCGGAGCGGAGATCCGATGATCCAGCGCGCCACGGCAATGTTCCCTGTGTGGGCGATCGCGTTCTGCGCCGTGGCGCTTGTGTCGCCGCAGTGGTTCGTTGGATTGAAGCCATTCATCGTTTACCTGCTCGGGTTGGTCATGCTGGGCATGGGTATGACGCTCACGACGCGTCATTTTCTCGACGTCCTGCGTCGGCCCGGCGTTGTCGTCCTGGGTGTCTCGATGCAATTCGGGCTCATGCCTTTCTTCGCATGGGCGATCTCCCGCGGGTTGGGACTTTCCGATGTACTGCTGGCCGGGATGGTCCTGGTGGGGGCGAGCCCGGGGGGCACTGCATCGAATGTCATCTGCTACCTGGCCCGAGGCGACCTGGCCCTCTCGATCTCCCTGACGGCGATCTCGACACTTCTGGCCGTGATCGCGACACCCTTGTTGACGCTGCTGTATGCGGGGCATTCGGTCGACGTGCCGGTCGCCGCGATGCTGTTCGACGTATTTCGTTTCATCGTCGTTCCGGTGACGGCCGGCGTGGTGGTGAATACCCTGGTGGGAGACCGGCTTGGGCGCGTCAAGCAGGTGTTACCCTTGCTGTCAGTGGCCGCGATCGTTCTGATTATCGCGATCGTTGTTGCACTGAACCGTGACCGCCTGGTCGAGGTTGCGATGTTGGCGATGGTCGCCGTGGTTTTCCACAACGCGCTGGGCCTTGTCGCCGGCTATTGGATTGCGCGCCTGTTGTCCATGGACGAGAAGATCTGTCGGACGCTTTCGATCGAGGTCGGCATGCAGAATTCCGGTCTCGCCGTGGCGCTGGCATTGAAATACTTCTCCGCTCCATCCGCCCTGCCGGGGGCCCTGTTCTCGATCTGGCACAACCTTTCGGGTTCCGTGCTGGCCGCCTGCTGGTCCCGACGCGCCTCCCGTACGTTGCCCGCCTCCCGGGGTGCGGAGACGCGGTGAGCGCATTCCGATTGACGATCCAGTCGGGGCTGGTCCTGGCCATTGTCGTTACCGGCCTGATCGGCGCCGTATTGTCCTTCAACACGATGACTGCGTATCGTGAGCTGAACGTTGCGTTTCGGCTGGAATTCCTGAGGAAAATCATCGGCCTGGAGGTGCACAACGAGATCGGACACGCCGGTGCGCTACTGAGTGAAGTGGGGCTGGACATCCAAAGAGATCCGGCGGTCCGCGAGGCGCTGCTCAGTGCCACCCCCGAGCAGATCCATTTGACGCTGTCGTCCCAGTTTGAACGGGGCGAGGTCGCCGACAACAGACTCAGGATCGTCAAGCTCGGTTTGTACGACGACGCGCTCCATTATCTCGGCGGATCGACTGAGGCCGACACAATGGCTGCCGTGGCCTCGGGGTGGTGCCCGAAGATCATCTCCCGCGCCGGCTCCCGCCAGGGGGCCGAGCGGCGGCTTATTCTCGAGGGGGTCTGCGTAGACGAAGGCAGGCCTTACTACGTATCCCTGGTGCCCGTGGGTGGACCCAGTCCCCTCGGATATCTCCTGCTGGCCCTGGATCCCGTCATGACACTGGAGTCGGTCGGGCAGAAACTCGGCACGCCAGTACGCCTGGTTCTGGCGGGAGGCGAGGTGGCGTACGAATCTCCGGGATGGGATTCGTCTGCGGATATCCCCAACTCTGTCGCGGACTACATATTGCCGGACGATGATGGCGAGCCGGCCCTGCACATCGCCGTCCTGAAACCCCTGTCCGGCCTGCAGGAACGCCTGGACTTTACCGAAAGACGCCTGATTGCGGTCAATATCGTGGTGACCTGTCTCACCGTGCTGGTTGTCCTGCTGTTTCTCAGGAGGTTCTTCTTCAATCCGCTCCGTCGCCTACGTTCGCAGATTCAGTCCGGGACCCTCGCGGAAGCGGCTCCGGATCAGCGCCTGGTCAGTTTTTCGGCCCTGGGGGGCCTCTACGATACGCTTCAGCGCCAGGCGATCACCGATCCGCTGACGGGGCTCTACAACCGGGCGTTGTTCGAGGACCGGCTCAAACAGTTCATCGCGCAGGCTAAGCGATCCGGAGCCCGGGCGGCGGTGTTCATGATGGACATGAGTCGATTCAAGGAGGTCAACGACTCCCTCGGGCACGTTGTGGGTGACGAGTTGCTGCGTCAGGTGGCCAGCAGGATCAAGGGGGGCTTGCGCGAAAGCGATACACTGGCCCGTTTTGGGGGGGACGAGTTCGCGGCGCTCCTGCCTGGGGCGGATGAGGAAACTGCGCGCCGTGTATCGGAGAAGATTCGCGCCTCGCTCTATCCCGAGTTCCACGTCCAGGGGCACGTCATCAGTGCCACCCTGTGCATCGGGGCCTCGCTGTATCCGGCGCATGCGCGCATTGTGTCCGATCTGGTGCGATTTGCCGAGATTGCACTCTACCAGGCTAAGCGTCACGTGGAATTCTTTGCGGTGTACTGGCAGGCCGCCAGTGGGAATTCCGGTGCCGAACACGCACCGGTCGCGGCGCTGCGGGAGTTGATCGAGCAGGCTGGATTGCGCGTGGCCTACCAGCCGCTGATTGCGACATCTTCCGGGCGGATCCACTATTTCGAGGCATTGATCCGCTGTGATCATCCGGAGCTGCGCCGCTTCTCCGTGGAGCAAATGATCGAACTTGCGGAGCGCAACGGTCTTGTCTGCCCGCTTACCGATCGGGTGTTCGATCTGGTATGCGCAGACCTCGCCCGCTGGCGCCACTTCAAGCCGGAGATCAATGTCGGTGTCAACGTCTCCATGTCCGACATGCAGGATACGATGCTGATCGATCGACTCGAGTCCCGGCTGCAGGCACATGGTGTGCCGGCGACCGCAATCATCGTCGAGGTAACCGAGAGCGGTGTGATGCAGGATGTGGATCGGGTCCAGGCCAACATACGGCTGCTGGCCGATTCGGGATTTACCGTTGCGATCGACGATTTCGGTACTGGCCGCGCGTCGCTTGCCCGGCTCAGAAAACTGCCCGTGCACTGCATAAAGATAGACAAATCCTTCGTCATGGAGATGGAATCCGATGCCGATGCCGAGAAGATCGTCCGGGCAACGATCGATCTGGGGCACGACCTGGGGATCCGGGTGGTCGCCGAAGGCGTGCAGAGCGAACAGATCTATCGGCAGCTTTCCGCCCTGGGCTGCGAT includes the following:
- a CDS encoding bile acid:sodium symporter family protein; translated protein: MIQRATAMFPVWAIAFCAVALVSPQWFVGLKPFIVYLLGLVMLGMGMTLTTRHFLDVLRRPGVVVLGVSMQFGLMPFFAWAISRGLGLSDVLLAGMVLVGASPGGTASNVICYLARGDLALSISLTAISTLLAVIATPLLTLLYAGHSVDVPVAAMLFDVFRFIVVPVTAGVVVNTLVGDRLGRVKQVLPLLSVAAIVLIIAIVVALNRDRLVEVAMLAMVAVVFHNALGLVAGYWIARLLSMDEKICRTLSIEVGMQNSGLAVALALKYFSAPSALPGALFSIWHNLSGSVLAACWSRRASRTLPASRGAETR
- a CDS encoding bifunctional diguanylate cyclase/phosphodiesterase, which translates into the protein MSAFRLTIQSGLVLAIVVTGLIGAVLSFNTMTAYRELNVAFRLEFLRKIIGLEVHNEIGHAGALLSEVGLDIQRDPAVREALLSATPEQIHLTLSSQFERGEVADNRLRIVKLGLYDDALHYLGGSTEADTMAAVASGWCPKIISRAGSRQGAERRLILEGVCVDEGRPYYVSLVPVGGPSPLGYLLLALDPVMTLESVGQKLGTPVRLVLAGGEVAYESPGWDSSADIPNSVADYILPDDDGEPALHIAVLKPLSGLQERLDFTERRLIAVNIVVTCLTVLVVLLFLRRFFFNPLRRLRSQIQSGTLAEAAPDQRLVSFSALGGLYDTLQRQAITDPLTGLYNRALFEDRLKQFIAQAKRSGARAAVFMMDMSRFKEVNDSLGHVVGDELLRQVASRIKGGLRESDTLARFGGDEFAALLPGADEETARRVSEKIRASLYPEFHVQGHVISATLCIGASLYPAHARIVSDLVRFAEIALYQAKRHVEFFAVYWQAASGNSGAEHAPVAALRELIEQAGLRVAYQPLIATSSGRIHYFEALIRCDHPELRRFSVEQMIELAERNGLVCPLTDRVFDLVCADLARWRHFKPEINVGVNVSMSDMQDTMLIDRLESRLQAHGVPATAIIVEVTESGVMQDVDRVQANIRLLADSGFTVAIDDFGTGRASLARLRKLPVHCIKIDKSFVMEMESDADAEKIVRATIDLGHDLGIRVVAEGVQSEQIYRQLSALGCDSLQGFHISEPLTPDRVIPWSAAVVDRFAGDASKEGAR
- the ggt gene encoding gamma-glutamyltransferase, which translates into the protein MASKGIVAAGHELTMQAAALMLEEGGNAFDAIVAAHFMACVSEPVLASLGGGGFLLAYPESGRPVVYDFFAQTPRCKRPVDELEFRPIMADFGTAQQEFHIGQGTIATPGSVRGLFRIHRDLGTLPLTVITAPAAEAARKGVTLNALQAYIFSIVSPIYTATPEASRIFESRRSPGRLMTEGEVIYQAELAEIMEILAIEGEDLFYRGEIAGGILSKCRDGGGHLTAEDLKHYNVVLREPLAIDYREARILTNPPPASGGILIAFALRLLSHCRSGAFGFGQGAWLGLLAEVMYQTNRARLEALAGRPPDSVISEKRLLDPEFLGRYREEVAGRHGAMRGTSHISVIDADGNAASMTISNGEGCGSIVKDTGIMLNNMLGEDDLNPGGYHRWRENRRLTSMMTPTLLEIPDQGVFVTGSGGSNRIRSAILQVLVNLIDFGMDIEEAVHSPRIHVEGDKLSVEGGFAAAELEELIERFPDHEIWEDLNLFFGGAHSVARLATGYQGIGDPRRGGVCRKV
- a CDS encoding nuclear transport factor 2 family protein; this translates as MSEKESGFATPQEAESAFYRAFERGDIHSMMAVWSQDDTTVCIHPGGPRIEGLHDIRESWEHIFASGSDLKFTLTDNQYTRDALLSIHQVKESIEIDGVLQGTVLATNIYQFVDGSWRMLLHHASPAPAGMIESPEGETLH